The Oscillatoria sp. FACHB-1407 genome includes a region encoding these proteins:
- a CDS encoding DUF4278 domain-containing protein yields the protein MQLMSSIFPRPNSAKNISTDSSTTHTLIYRGAIYQIPQQRVKRATRVQEQFAQRVEKQLVYRGAAYEIAPASIPEAIAPTTIHRLIYRGATYLKAI from the coding sequence ATGCAACTCATGTCTTCTATTTTTCCAAGACCGAATTCAGCTAAGAACATTTCTACTGATTCATCCACAACACACACGTTGATCTATCGCGGTGCGATCTATCAAATTCCCCAGCAACGGGTGAAACGAGCCACCCGGGTGCAGGAGCAATTTGCACAGCGAGTGGAAAAACAATTGGTCTATCGCGGTGCGGCCTATGAGATCGCCCCGGCATCAATACCTGAAGCGATCGCCCCGACAACAATACATCGGCTGATTTATC